In the Oceanispirochaeta sp. M1 genome, CCTCTGTATATCGTTTCGACATATTGGACTTCTCATTATTCTCTATCATCTAAACCCTCACATCTATTATATCTGGAAATTATAATGTGTCCGAGTAATTACTGTCTGAAACAGTGTAGCCTATCCATTATGGCGTCAGCTTCTTTTTAGCATTGCTATTCTAGCAGTAGAAATCCCACTGGGAATTATGATTGCACTATCCCTTCCTAAAAAAGGAATTGGTGTCGGCATATCACTTGTATTGTTGGGTATACCCCTTCTGATTCCCTATAATGTAGTCGGAATTGTATGGAGACTGTTCTCACAATCAGATATTGGCCTGATTCCTGAGGTTCTAAGCTGGATTAACTATTCATACAATGTATCGTTGAATTCTTTAGATGCGACTATGACTGTTTTTATTCTGGATGTGTGGCATTGGACACCATTGGTTGTTTTACTGGCATATTCGGGATACCTGGCTATACCGGATGCATTCTTCCGTGCGGCAGAGATTGATGGTGCTTCTTCCTGGAATACTTTTCGCTTTGTAACACTTCCTAAACTGAGACCTGTACTGGTTCTCGGGTTTCTCCTGAGATTTATGGACTCCTTTAAAATCTATGCTGAACCTCTACTTCTTACAGGTGGTGGTCCAGGGGATACAACAACCTATATGAGTATGTTTGTCGCAAGAAAAGCAGAATCATATGAATTGGGTTACGCAGGGGCTGTCTCAATTATTTATCTTGTAATTGTCATGGTCGTCAGTTGGTTGTTTTTTCAGGTTTTAAATAGAGTAGGACAGGGTGGGGGTCAGAAGGCATGACACATGTAAGTGGTAAACTTAAAAAAAGATACATATTTTTAATTACTTATTTTATTTTGTTGAGTATTCCAATCTATTGGATGTTGATTACTTCTTTCAAGACAGATGCCGAAATTCTGAGTGGACTATCTTATTTTCCCAAAAACATATCTTTTGAGAATTATATAGAGATATTTACTTCAAGTGTGTGGATGAGCAGTTTTGCAAACTCTCTTATTTATGTTGGCCTTAACGTTATCATTGTACTTTTAGTTTCTGTTCCAGCAGCTTACGCCTTTTCAAGATATCAATTTGTTGGTGATAAACACCTGTTCTTCTGGTTACTCACGAACAGGATGGCCCCGGCCGCAGTTTTTATCGTTCCATTCACAGAGCTGTTCTATACCCTTCATATTCATGACACTCATTTAGCAGTTGCTTTGGGACATTGTTTATTCAATGTACCACTGGCCATTTGGATACTTGAGGGATTTATGTCAGGTATTCCAAAGGAGATTGATGAGACAGCATTTGTTGACGGGTACAGCTTCGTACACTTTTTCAGAAAGATCTTTATTCCTCTCATTGCACCCGGAATTGGTGTGACGGCATTTTTCAGTTTCACTTTCTCATGGGTTGAATTGATCATTGCAAAGGCTGCAACCATTGTAAATGCAAAACCTGTTGTTGTTACTTTGACTGTTGGAATAGGTGCAGAGGGAGTCAAATGGGGGCTTCTGGCGGCAGCAGGTGTACTTACAATAATTCCTGGTGCCCTGGTTGTATATTTCGTACGAAATAACATGGCAAAAGGTTTTGCCTTAGGAAGGGTGTAATAAATGATAAATTGGTTAGTTCAAACTTTCGGATGGATGTATTGGACCCTGCCGAGTGCACTTTTTATGATTGGTGTATTTGGTTCCATTATTTTCCTGAGTATTCTGGGTGTTTACCGCCCGAATGTTGATAGAAAAGGGTTTCTTCCCATCGAAACTGGTCGTGGAGACAGGCTCTTTATCGCAGTCTATTCTTCGATCGTATTTTTTCTTTTCTGGCTTGGTATATTTGGGGATAACTTCTTAGTTGTTGCCGTAATAATATTGGTTCTTTGGTTCTTCAGTGTGTTTAAGTGGGGATAATATCCATCATATTCATAAGAAAATGATGGTGACTATTTTCAAAAATGTAATGAAGAACAAAAAATAAAAAAGGAGAGGTTTATGAGAAAAACCCTATTGCTGCTATGTGTAGCAACGTGTCTGATCGTTCCCGGTGTACTGTTTGGTGAAGGCCAGCAGGAGGGAGCAACTGCTGAAGAGAGCAGTGAGGCTATTGAAAAGTGGATTGAAGTATTCAGTCCATCGGCTCTCACTAAAGAGGAGCAACGTCAGGAACTGGAATGGTTCATAAAGGCAGCAGAACCATATCGTGGTATGGAAATCGTATCTTGTGCCGAAGGTATTGCGACACATAAATGGGAATCTGAAGTGCTGGCTGAAGCATTTACAGAGCTTACCGGCATAAAGGTTACTCATGATATTATTGGAGAAGGTGAAGTTGTAGACCGTATCCAGCGCCAGATTCAAACAGGCCGAAAATTATATGATATCTATGTAAATGATGCCGATATGATCGGTACCCATCTGAGAGCGAACAGTGCTCTGAACCTCAACAATTATATGGTTGGAGAAGGTGCAGCAGTTACTAATCCAATGCTGGATCTTAATGACTGGCTGAACCCTGAGTTTGGTCAGGATTATGATGGTAATCAATTACAGCTTCCCGACCAGGCATTTGCAAACCTTTATTGGTTCAGGTATGACTGGTTTACTGATGCTGATATTATGAAACAGTTCAAAGCTATCTATGGATATGATCTTGGTGTCCCTGTCAACTGGGCTGCTTATGAAGACATTGCCAACTTCTTTACTAATGAAGTAAATGGCGATGGTACTATTGATGGTGAACCAGTATATGGCCACATGGACTATGGTAAAAAATCACCATCTCTGGGATGGCGCTTTACCGATGCATGGCTTTCTATTGCAGGTGTTGGTGATGTAGGAATCCCCAATGGTCTTCCCGTTGATGAATGGGGAATCCGTGTAGAAAATAAAATACCAAAGGGTGCCAGTGTATCCCGTGGTGGTGCAACAAACAGCCCTGCCGCCGTTTATGCATTAACCAAATATGTTGACTGGATGAAGAATTATGCTCCAGATTATGCCGCATCAATGACCTGGTCTGAAGCTGGACCCACTCCCTCTCGCGGGAATATTGCACAGCGTCCTTTTCAGTATATTACTTGGCTCGCAGATCCTGCATTTAATGATCCAGAAAGCCCTGTAACCGATAAGAATGGTAAACCACTTTGGCGTGTTGCACCTACTCCCCACGGAAAGTACTGGGATGAAGGCATGAAAGTCGGATATCAGGATGCTGGTAGCTGGACAATTCTTAAGGATAGTGTAACTGGTGATGATCGTGCAGCAGCATGGCTATGGGCTCAGTTTGCAAGTTCAAAAACTGTCAGCTTGAAAAAATTCACTGTCGGACGTACTCCTGTACGTAAATCAACAGTATTCTCTGATTATCTTGCTGAGGAAGAGAAAAAAGGAACCTACGGCGGAATCGTAACATTTTACAAATCTCCCGTAGAATATATGTGGACTGACTCTGGACCCAATGTTCCCCATTATCCTCTGTTAGCAGAACAGTGGTGGAAAAATATCGCTACTGCCGTTACAGGTGATACAACTCCTCAGGAATCTATGGACAATCTGGCTCGTGATATGGATGACCTGATGGGTAAAATGAATCTTAAACAGTTCTCTCCCGAATTGAATCCCGAGAGAGATCCCCAGTATTGGCTGGATCAGCCTGGTTCTCCTAAAGCCGAACGGCCTGATGAAGAACCTAAAACCATTGCCTATGATGAATTGATCAAAGAGTGGAACTAAAAAGCTCTAATTGATTGGAAGGGCCCTGATTCATCAGGGCCCTTCTTTTCTGTAGATGATTTTAAGACCAATTTATAGATTGAAACAATTTCCAGTTAATAATCATGAACGAAAATGAACATATAATTCAATAACTTTATGGGTGATACAATATGTCAATAAAAAGTAAATTATTCGCACTTATCTCCATTATTCTATCATCTTTTATCCTCATAGCAGGAGGGTATTTCCTCTCCCTTGGAAATATTAAAACGATAGAGAGAGAGACGGCGACCCTGACATCTCTCAAAGACAGTATTCTTAATGAACAAATTCTTTTTTCTCGTCTTCTGGGCCAATCCCCCTATATGGAGAGTGTAGAAGATTTTTATGATGCTGCAGGCAAAACCAGTATGGCCTTTGAAGAAGTAAAAAAAATTGAATTTATCCGCTCTAAAAGTTCTAATGTTGCAAAAGCTCTGGATATTACTGTTAGCTGGAATGAAATGAGACTAGAGAATCTGGATCAATTCAAGCAGGAAGAATCAAGGTTCAGAGAAGCAGTTGATGAAATTCACTTTGTAACAGATTCCTCAAACTTTGTAATACTCTACAAAGATAAATTTGCCCTGCAAAATAGTGAGAAACAACAGAATTCTCTTTTTAATCTGGCCATTACAGATTTCCTATATGAGCATAGTTTATATGAAAATATCCTGGATAGTTCTCTTACTGCAATAATAAAGCAATTTGACGCAATCAATCAGGAAGCTCTCAGAATAGGAAAGAAATCGAGACTGGTTTCAGGAGGAGCAATTGTAGTTATTCTAACTATTATTTTCATTCTAAGTCTCCTTTTTGCTAATAAAATTGTAGTTAATATTAAATATATAGAAGGCAGTATCAGCCGTCTGAAAGATGGAGATCTGATTACAATAACTGAAATTGAAACAAAGGATGATTTGTATCACTTAAACAATAATCTTACCCTCTTTCAGAACACTCTGAAAGGGATTATAGCTATGATTAAAGGGATCTCTAATGAAAATCTCAGAGTCCGTGACAAACTGATTGGACAGGTGGAGGAAACAAAAGTTTCTATCCATTCAATCACGATCAGTACAGATGAGATGAATGAAGTTATCAAACAACTTAATAAATTAGCTGGTAGTTCCTATCAGTCTGTTGAGTATATTTCAGAAAAAATTGAAAACCTAAACCAAAGTATCTTGGTACAGACTTCTATGATTGAAGAATCCTCTGCTGCAGTAAATGAGATGATGGCATCTATTTTTAATGTAAAACAGGTTACTGTCCGGAAGCAGGGCAGCCTGAAAACAATGGTAGAATCCATTGCGGTGGGAAATAACCAGTTAAAAGAGACTTCCATGAGTATTCAGAAAATCAATGACAGCATTGATGCTATCCGGAATATGATTTTAGTAATTGACGATATTGCTTCTCAGACAAATCTTCTTTCAATGAATGCAGCAATTGAATCCGCTCATGCCGGTGAGTATGGGAAGGGGTTTGCTGTTGTATCCGATGAAATACGAAAACTTGCGGAAGCGTCTTCCCTGAATTCCCGCGAAATTGGAGTCTTTCTGACAGAGATTATTGAGAATATTCTGCTTGCCGGCTCTTCATGTGAGACAACACTTCTAACTTTTACAAAGAGTGAAAAAGAAGTTGAAGATCTATTTGGATCAATGAAAGAAATCAGCCAGAGTATGATTGAATTGAATGTCGGTGGTGATCAGATCCTGGAAGTGATGAACTCCCTCCAGACTATGGCTATCGATGTTCGACAGGACTCAAGTGATATAAATGATCAGTCTCTGACAGTAGAGAAAGCAGCTGAAACTGTTCAGAAAATAAGCGGTAGTGTTAAATGCGGTATCAATCATATGTCTGGCGGGTTAACCAGGATCTCTGAAGCTATATCTGCCATTCAGGATCTGACTGGTACCATAGATTCCGTTGCAGAGTGTATTAATGATGAATTAGGATATTTTACGACTATAAAATAATATTTTTAAAAAAATAATTCTGAAGCATTGTAAGAATTCGCTTATCAAAAGTGATAACAAAGCAGTGATGATCCGTCAAATCATAATCATAAGAAAAGATAAGTATTATTGTTGCTTAGGTCAGCTGTCTAAACAGTAAAATATAGTACTGAATTTGCTGAATATTACTATTTATATATTTTGAAGATAATAGTTCAACAAAATGTTCCTTTAACATAGTGGTTTAATACAATGTCAACCGGGAACTTCCATGGGATAATTAAATAAATAGAAAATTAGCTATTAAAATAATGAGGAGAATAGTATATGAGAAAAGCATTTATTTCACCCAGTAAGTACGTGCAATGCGAAGGTGCACTTAATGATTTAGGAGAATATATCGGCCTATATGGAAAATCAGCATTATTGATAGCACATAAGGATGATGTTGCCCGAGTTAAAAAGCAGCTTGATAACACAGCTGGGAAATACGGCATAAGTTTTGTAACCTCGGATTTTGGGGGAGAATGCTCCAGAGATGAGATAGCACGTCTTAAAAAAGTGGCTCTTGAGGCTGACTGCGATGTTGTTGTCGGGCTTGGTGGTGGTAAGGCCATTGATACAGCAAAATGTGTTGCTGATAGTGTTAAACCAGTGATTATCTGTCCAACTATTGCTGCGACCGATGCTCCAACAAGTTCCTCAGCAGTTTTGTACACTAATGATGGGGCTTTTGATGATTATGCTTATTTTGTCAGCAATCCCGATGTTGTTCTTGTTGATACAGCTGTAATCGCCATGGCACCCACAAGATTTCTTGTCTCTGGAATGGGAGATGCCCTTTCTACTTTTTTTGAAGCCAGATCCTGCAAAAGAGCTTTTGCCAGGGTTAATGCCAGTGGAAACGGCCGAGCAGACGCTTCAGGAACTATGACAGCCATGGCTCTTGCTGACCTATGCTATAAAACCCTGCTGGAAGATGGTCTTAAGGCCAAACTTGCCTGTGAAGCCAATGTTGCTACACCTGCCCTGGAAAATATTGTTGAAACCAACATTCTCCTCTCCGGATTAGGATTTGAAAGTGGCGGACTTGCTGCGGCTCATGCCATTCATAACGGATTGACCGTTTTAGAAGAATCCCATCATTTTTTTCATGGAGAGAAGGTTGCTTTTGGAACCTTGGTTCACCTGGTTCTGGAAAATGCACCCATGGATGAAATCAGGACAGTTATTGGATTCTGTAAATCTGTTGGACTTCCTACCTGCTTGAAGGACCTTGGGGTGAATGAAGTGACCATGGAAAAGATTTGCGCCGTAGCCAAAGGTTCAACCATCCCCGAGGAAAGCATCCATAATATGCCGTTCCCTGTAACTGAAGACGCTGTTATTGCTGCTATTCTTGCTGCAGATAAAATTGGAAGCGCTGAATGAAAAAAATAATAAATACACCTGAGACTCTGGTTCTCGATATGTGTAAAGGAATGATTGCAGCCCATCCGGAGCAGTTTGCTTTTGATGAAAAATATAAACTGTTAATGAGAAAAAAATTGAATTCCAATAAAGTCACTCTTATTAGCGGTGGTGGTTCTGGTCATGAACCGGCTCATGCCGGGTATGTCGGAGAGGGGATGTTAGATGTTGCAGTATGCGGTGATGTATTTGCATCACCATCAACGATTCAGGTCTATAATGCCATTACCGAAACAGAATCAAAAAAAGGGACTCTGCTGATAATCAAGAACTACTCTGGTGATATAATGAACTTTGAAGCCGCTGCTGAAATGGCTGAAGAAGATGATGATATTAAAGTAGAAAAAGTTTATGTAAATGATGATGTCGCAGTAAAGGACAGTTTGTATACAGTCGGTAGACGAGGCGTTGCGGGCTCAGTATATGTGCATAAGATTGCAGGGGCTGCAGCAGAAAAGGGCTTATCCTTAGATGAAGTTAAAACTGTAGCTGAAAAAGTTATTGATAATGTAAAGTCTATCGGTTTTGCATTAACTTCATGTACCGTTCCCGCTAAAGGATCTCCAACTTTCACTTTGTCTGAAAATGAAATTGAGTTTGGTGTAGGAATACATGGAGAACCGGGAGTCGCCCGCCAGGAAATTCGTACTCCAGATGAATTGGCTGCCGATTGTCTTGAGCTACTCTTAGTTGATTTACCTTTTATAGAAGGAGACGAAGTCGCGCTTATGGTTAATGGTTTTGGCGGCACTCCTCTACAGGAACTCTATGTATTTAACAACTCGATTTCTAAGATTTTATCTGAAAAGGGGATAAGCGTTTACGATACAATGGTTGGCAATTACATGACTTCACTAGACATGGCTGGGGCTTCTGTTACGATGCTTAAACTAGATGATGAATTAAAGAATTATTATGATGCACCAGTGAACACCATCGCAATAAAAAAATAAGTGCAGGACATTATTATGACTACGTTAAATACAGAAGAAATGATTAAAATAACTGAAACTATGGGTGAAATCATTATCAGAAATGAAGTCTATTTTTGTGAACTTGATTCTGTCGCTGGTGATGGTGACTTTGGAATGTCCGTAGCAAAAGGATTTAAGCAGTTAAAACAAGAATGGAATGATTTATCCAAAGAAGATATTGGTGCTTTTTTAAAAGATGCCGGAATGATTATCACAGAGTACTGCGGTGGAGCATCCGGGCCGATATGGGGTTCTGCTTTTAGAGCCGCCGGTAAAAGTGCCAAAGGGAAAACAGAAGTGAATCTTGCAGAATTTGCAGACTTGATGGAAGCGGCAGTAGCTGGTATCCAAAAAAGAGGTAAAGCAAAACTTGGAGATAAAACATTATTGGATGCACTTATCCCTACAACTGTTGCTCTCAGGGCCGGAGCAGATGATGGTGTAGATATGCTTGTCGCTATGGAACAAGGTGCTGCAGCAGCCAGAAATGGTGCTGAAAAGACAAAATTCATGGTTGCAAATAAAGGAAGAGCCAGCTATGTCGGTGAACGTAGTTTAGAACATCCAGATGCCGGGGCTATGGCATTGGGTATTATATTTACAGAATTATATAAAAGTCTGGCCTGATTATTAAATACCATCTTATTGTACTAACCCCTTCAAAGTAGACAAAACTTTGAGGGGGTTTTTCTATTTTGATTAAGAATACACAAACGCCTCTCCCCTTGATTTTTAACCCTCTTACAGACTATGTTTATTAGGCTGAAATAAACACAGGTTAAAGAGGTATTATTGTGGTAGAAGCCCTTAAAAAACATAGCTTTATAGAAAAAAGAAGAGGTCCCGTCGTCCTTTGTATAATGGACGGTGTTGGATACGGTAAATATGAAACTGGCGATGCTTATCAGGCAGCCATTACAGAGACTCTGGATGAACTGACTGCCAGCTGTCCTGTAACAAAACTTCAGGCACACGGAGTAGCTGTAGGTCTTCCTTCTGATGATGATATGGGAAACTCCGAAGTAGGGCACAACGCCATAGGATGTGGACGTGTATTTGCTCAGGGTGCAAAACTTGTTGCAGCTTCTCTTGAATCAGGAGCTATGTTCACAGGGGATGTCTGGAAAAAACTTACAGGCCATGTTGCCGGTAAGGATCAGGCTCTTCATTTTATCGGTCTGCTTTCAGACGGAAATGTGCACTCCCACGTAGATCATCTTGAAGCTATGGTAAAACAGGCTAAGAATGACGGTGTTAAGACAGTAAGAGTTCACGCACTCCTTGACGGACGTGATGTGGGTGAGACATCCGCTCTTGATTTCTTTGATCCCCTTGAAAAATATCTTGCAGATCTTTCTGACGATTCCTTCGATGCACGTATCGCTTCCGGCGGTGGTAGAATGCAAATCACCATGGACCGTTACAATGCGGACTGGAGCATGGTCGAGCGTGGTTGGAATACTCATGTACTGGGTGAGGGCGAACTCTTTGATTCCGCCCACGATGCCATTGTCTCTCTCCGAGAGAGAACTGGTGCCATTGACCAGGACCTTCCTCCCTTTATCGTTGCCGAAGACGGTGTTCCTTTAGGAGCCATGGAAGATGGTGACAGCGTCATACTTTTCAACTTCAGAGGTGATAGAGCCCTTGAAATTACAGCTGCCTTTGAAAAAGGCGATGAGTTTGATAAATTTGACAGAGTCAGAGTCCCTGCAGTTGAGTATGCCGGAATGATGGAATACGACGGAGACCTTCATGTTCCCGCTCAGTATCTTGTTAATCCTCCTACCATAGACAGAACCATGGCAGAATATCTCTGTGCAACAGGGGTTAAACAGTACTCAATTTCTGAAACACAGAAGTTCGGTCATGTTACCTACTTCTTCAATGGAAACAAAACAGGCAAGTTCAGCGAAGAGCTGGAAACCTATGTTGAAGTTCTCTCTGATGTTGTTCCCTTTGAGCAAAGACCTGCAATGAAATGTGCAGAAATAACTGACAAAGTAATTGA is a window encoding:
- a CDS encoding carbohydrate ABC transporter permease; protein product: MMIALSLPKKGIGVGISLVLLGIPLLIPYNVVGIVWRLFSQSDIGLIPEVLSWINYSYNVSLNSLDATMTVFILDVWHWTPLVVLLAYSGYLAIPDAFFRAAEIDGASSWNTFRFVTLPKLRPVLVLGFLLRFMDSFKIYAEPLLLTGGGPGDTTTYMSMFVARKAESYELGYAGAVSIIYLVIVMVVSWLFFQVLNRVGQGGGQKA
- a CDS encoding carbohydrate ABC transporter permease, coding for MTHVSGKLKKRYIFLITYFILLSIPIYWMLITSFKTDAEILSGLSYFPKNISFENYIEIFTSSVWMSSFANSLIYVGLNVIIVLLVSVPAAYAFSRYQFVGDKHLFFWLLTNRMAPAAVFIVPFTELFYTLHIHDTHLAVALGHCLFNVPLAIWILEGFMSGIPKEIDETAFVDGYSFVHFFRKIFIPLIAPGIGVTAFFSFTFSWVELIIAKAATIVNAKPVVVTLTVGIGAEGVKWGLLAAAGVLTIIPGALVVYFVRNNMAKGFALGRV
- a CDS encoding DUF2160 domain-containing protein; translated protein: MINWLVQTFGWMYWTLPSALFMIGVFGSIIFLSILGVYRPNVDRKGFLPIETGRGDRLFIAVYSSIVFFLFWLGIFGDNFLVVAVIILVLWFFSVFKWG
- a CDS encoding ABC transporter substrate-binding protein, producing the protein MRKTLLLLCVATCLIVPGVLFGEGQQEGATAEESSEAIEKWIEVFSPSALTKEEQRQELEWFIKAAEPYRGMEIVSCAEGIATHKWESEVLAEAFTELTGIKVTHDIIGEGEVVDRIQRQIQTGRKLYDIYVNDADMIGTHLRANSALNLNNYMVGEGAAVTNPMLDLNDWLNPEFGQDYDGNQLQLPDQAFANLYWFRYDWFTDADIMKQFKAIYGYDLGVPVNWAAYEDIANFFTNEVNGDGTIDGEPVYGHMDYGKKSPSLGWRFTDAWLSIAGVGDVGIPNGLPVDEWGIRVENKIPKGASVSRGGATNSPAAVYALTKYVDWMKNYAPDYAASMTWSEAGPTPSRGNIAQRPFQYITWLADPAFNDPESPVTDKNGKPLWRVAPTPHGKYWDEGMKVGYQDAGSWTILKDSVTGDDRAAAWLWAQFASSKTVSLKKFTVGRTPVRKSTVFSDYLAEEEKKGTYGGIVTFYKSPVEYMWTDSGPNVPHYPLLAEQWWKNIATAVTGDTTPQESMDNLARDMDDLMGKMNLKQFSPELNPERDPQYWLDQPGSPKAERPDEEPKTIAYDELIKEWN
- a CDS encoding methyl-accepting chemotaxis protein, whose product is MSIKSKLFALISIILSSFILIAGGYFLSLGNIKTIERETATLTSLKDSILNEQILFSRLLGQSPYMESVEDFYDAAGKTSMAFEEVKKIEFIRSKSSNVAKALDITVSWNEMRLENLDQFKQEESRFREAVDEIHFVTDSSNFVILYKDKFALQNSEKQQNSLFNLAITDFLYEHSLYENILDSSLTAIIKQFDAINQEALRIGKKSRLVSGGAIVVILTIIFILSLLFANKIVVNIKYIEGSISRLKDGDLITITEIETKDDLYHLNNNLTLFQNTLKGIIAMIKGISNENLRVRDKLIGQVEETKVSIHSITISTDEMNEVIKQLNKLAGSSYQSVEYISEKIENLNQSILVQTSMIEESSAAVNEMMASIFNVKQVTVRKQGSLKTMVESIAVGNNQLKETSMSIQKINDSIDAIRNMILVIDDIASQTNLLSMNAAIESAHAGEYGKGFAVVSDEIRKLAEASSLNSREIGVFLTEIIENILLAGSSCETTLLTFTKSEKEVEDLFGSMKEISQSMIELNVGGDQILEVMNSLQTMAIDVRQDSSDINDQSLTVEKAAETVQKISGSVKCGINHMSGGLTRISEAISAIQDLTGTIDSVAECINDELGYFTTIK
- a CDS encoding glycerol dehydrogenase produces the protein MRKAFISPSKYVQCEGALNDLGEYIGLYGKSALLIAHKDDVARVKKQLDNTAGKYGISFVTSDFGGECSRDEIARLKKVALEADCDVVVGLGGGKAIDTAKCVADSVKPVIICPTIAATDAPTSSSAVLYTNDGAFDDYAYFVSNPDVVLVDTAVIAMAPTRFLVSGMGDALSTFFEARSCKRAFARVNASGNGRADASGTMTAMALADLCYKTLLEDGLKAKLACEANVATPALENIVETNILLSGLGFESGGLAAAHAIHNGLTVLEESHHFFHGEKVAFGTLVHLVLENAPMDEIRTVIGFCKSVGLPTCLKDLGVNEVTMEKICAVAKGSTIPEESIHNMPFPVTEDAVIAAILAADKIGSAE
- the dhaK gene encoding dihydroxyacetone kinase subunit DhaK, giving the protein MKKIINTPETLVLDMCKGMIAAHPEQFAFDEKYKLLMRKKLNSNKVTLISGGGSGHEPAHAGYVGEGMLDVAVCGDVFASPSTIQVYNAITETESKKGTLLIIKNYSGDIMNFEAAAEMAEEDDDIKVEKVYVNDDVAVKDSLYTVGRRGVAGSVYVHKIAGAAAEKGLSLDEVKTVAEKVIDNVKSIGFALTSCTVPAKGSPTFTLSENEIEFGVGIHGEPGVARQEIRTPDELAADCLELLLVDLPFIEGDEVALMVNGFGGTPLQELYVFNNSISKILSEKGISVYDTMVGNYMTSLDMAGASVTMLKLDDELKNYYDAPVNTIAIKK
- the dhaL gene encoding dihydroxyacetone kinase subunit DhaL, producing the protein MIKITETMGEIIIRNEVYFCELDSVAGDGDFGMSVAKGFKQLKQEWNDLSKEDIGAFLKDAGMIITEYCGGASGPIWGSAFRAAGKSAKGKTEVNLAEFADLMEAAVAGIQKRGKAKLGDKTLLDALIPTTVALRAGADDGVDMLVAMEQGAAAARNGAEKTKFMVANKGRASYVGERSLEHPDAGAMALGIIFTELYKSLA
- the gpmI gene encoding 2,3-bisphosphoglycerate-independent phosphoglycerate mutase, with the translated sequence MVEALKKHSFIEKRRGPVVLCIMDGVGYGKYETGDAYQAAITETLDELTASCPVTKLQAHGVAVGLPSDDDMGNSEVGHNAIGCGRVFAQGAKLVAASLESGAMFTGDVWKKLTGHVAGKDQALHFIGLLSDGNVHSHVDHLEAMVKQAKNDGVKTVRVHALLDGRDVGETSALDFFDPLEKYLADLSDDSFDARIASGGGRMQITMDRYNADWSMVERGWNTHVLGEGELFDSAHDAIVSLRERTGAIDQDLPPFIVAEDGVPLGAMEDGDSVILFNFRGDRALEITAAFEKGDEFDKFDRVRVPAVEYAGMMEYDGDLHVPAQYLVNPPTIDRTMAEYLCATGVKQYSISETQKFGHVTYFFNGNKTGKFSEELETYVEVLSDVVPFEQRPAMKCAEITDKVIETIEGGEYELIKLNFPNGDMVGHTGVFQAVVCSMEAMDLSIGRIRKAVEAAGGVLILTADHGNSDDMFEHDKKTGEVIIKENGKPKSKTSHSLNPVPCIIYDPEYKGDYSEKLTEGLGISSVCATTINLLGYEAPADYDVSVFQKK